The following are encoded together in the Salvelinus fontinalis isolate EN_2023a chromosome 38, ASM2944872v1, whole genome shotgun sequence genome:
- the LOC129838041 gene encoding IGF-like family receptor 1, producing MGHYSHHCSDDLDTFWDELSNTCVPCHQHNRIRPGYEFSPNCGRHDNGGTAERPFRPCAAQTFNNGSFVKCQPCFRCAPNLQKLFECNTTTDTQCCVARQCWNGALSTTTQRVQRSTTLRVQASTSNPTTAKHIDPTLHVNHQTAWIVLTVILVFSVLAFLLFIYKTRRRRSRAFCFRDKENTHQRSQSSKTTAAVNEEISLLQSDTRSLEDILSPDLQSAPLQTVLDNLDVLEELVILLDPESPGVKNTSHLASRCSFPATWITYTYSLRESKSPLRAVLEGVTTKHPEWTVGHLARLLREMDRNDAVAVLTKLSLLKVF from the exons ATGGGCCACTATTCTCATCATTGCTCTGATGACTTGGATACATTTTGGGATGAGTTGAGTAATACATGTGTGCCATGTCATCAACATAATCGGATCCGACCAG GGTACGAATTTAGTCCAAACTGTGGCAGGCATGACAATGGGGGAACAGCGGAAAGACCGTTTCGACCGTGTGCCGCACAGACCTTCAATAacgggagcttcgtgaaatgcCAACCCTGTTTTCGTTGCGCTCCAAATCTTCAAAAGCTGTTCGAATGCAACACAACGACAGACACACAATGCTGTGTAGCAAG ACAGTGTTGGaatggagccctgagtaccaCG ACTCAACGGGTGCAACGGTCAACAACGTTAAGGGTCCAAGCGTCAACATCAAATCCCACCACAGCCAAACACATTGATCCGACATTACATGTCAACCATCAGACTGCGT GGATAGTGCTTACTGTCATCTTGGTTTTCTCTGTACTTGCATTTCTCTTATTCATCTATAAGACGAGAAGGAGAAGATCAAGAGCTTTTTGCTTCAGAG ATAAGGAGAATACCCACCAACGGTCACAGAGCAGTAAGACAACAGCAGCTGTCAATGAAGAGATTTCTCTGCTACAGTCAGACACCAGGAGCCTAGAGGACATTTTGA GTCCTGACCTCCAGTCGGCGCCACTGCAGACGGTTCTGGACAACCTGGATGTTCTAGAGGAGCTTGTGATCCTGCTGGACCCGGAGAGCCCTGGGGTGAAGAACACCAGCCACCTAGCATCTCGCTGCTCATTCCCCGCCACCTGGATTACCTACACCTACTCCCTGAGGGAGAGCAAGAGCCCCCTGAGGGCCGTGCTGGAGGGGGTCACCACCAAGCACCCAGAGTGGACTGTAGGACACCTGGCCAGGCTGCTGAGAGAGATGGACCGCAACGACGCAGTGGCGGTGCTCACCAAGCTCAGCTTGCTTAAGGTGTTCTAG